A section of the Chryseobacterium scophthalmum genome encodes:
- the cas2 gene encoding CRISPR-associated endonuclease Cas2, translating into MKQDRFNAYRIMWVLVLYDLPTETKANMKDANRFRKSLLDDGFTLFQFSMYVRHCPSRENAEVHIKRVKFMLPKAGKVAIMCITDKQFGDIEIFFARNKEEPPPTFQQLELF; encoded by the coding sequence ATGAAACAAGACCGTTTTAACGCTTACCGAATTATGTGGGTTTTAGTTTTATACGATTTGCCAACCGAGACCAAAGCCAATATGAAAGACGCCAACCGCTTTCGGAAAAGTCTGCTGGATGATGGTTTTACACTCTTTCAGTTTTCAATGTACGTTCGTCATTGCCCAAGCCGTGAAAATGCTGAGGTTCATATTAAAAGAGTAAAGTTTATGCTCCCAAAAGCAGGAAAAGTAGCCATTATGTGCATTACCGACAAACAATTTGGAGATATAGAAATTTTCTTTGCTCGGAATAAAGAAGAACCACCGCCTACCTTCCAACAATTAGAATTGTTTTAA
- a CDS encoding glycoside hydrolase family 10 protein, giving the protein MKISKIKLIGILGMFASFSTSCAVRENTPKVKNKISNNTIKTPNPKLVPPIAAIPVNEEFRVNLPAIKREFRGVWIASVANINWPSRNNLSVDQQKAEAINMLNMLQENNFNAVIFQARPSADALYTSELEPWSYFLTGKTGEPPYPNYDPLQFWIEEAHKRGMELHVWLNPYRAHHSNGGAVSNQSMVNKLSDITIKLKNGMYWFDPANPKTQGHVSNVVKDLVKRYDLDAIHFDDYFYPYATYNRGIDFPDHESWRAYQSSGGTLSRPDWRRDQVNQFVERIYKEIHAEKNYVKFGISPFGIWKPGYPEGIVGSSQYDELFADAKLWLNKGWVDYFSPQLYWPIDSKGQAFASLLNWWKSENTMNRHLWPGLNTVEIKVSDRPGEIKNQVELSRQILKDDAGEVHWSIAGLTKSSNMLPTLKNGPYKEKALIPKSPWIKAVPLEKPTLFINDNGSSIQTSWSSKNIGNVFQWVLFTQYNGVWETEILTLENLSKEVPKLKDGKNLNAIAIKAIDRLGNESDYMAKKVK; this is encoded by the coding sequence ATGAAAATCTCTAAAATAAAATTAATCGGCATATTGGGTATGTTTGCTTCTTTCAGTACTTCATGTGCTGTAAGAGAAAATACTCCGAAAGTAAAAAATAAAATATCGAATAATACGATTAAAACTCCAAATCCTAAATTAGTTCCGCCCATCGCAGCGATTCCTGTTAATGAAGAGTTTAGAGTGAATCTTCCTGCAATTAAAAGAGAATTCCGTGGCGTATGGATTGCAAGTGTAGCTAATATTAACTGGCCTTCAAGAAATAATCTTTCTGTAGATCAACAAAAGGCTGAAGCTATCAATATGTTGAATATGCTTCAGGAAAATAATTTTAATGCAGTGATCTTTCAGGCACGTCCGTCTGCAGATGCTTTATACACAAGCGAATTAGAGCCATGGTCTTATTTTTTGACCGGAAAAACTGGAGAGCCGCCATATCCAAATTATGATCCCTTGCAGTTTTGGATTGAAGAAGCTCATAAAAGAGGAATGGAACTTCATGTTTGGCTGAATCCTTACAGAGCACATCATTCGAATGGGGGAGCGGTTTCCAACCAATCGATGGTGAATAAACTTTCAGATATTACCATTAAACTGAAAAACGGAATGTATTGGTTTGATCCTGCTAATCCTAAAACTCAGGGACATGTTTCTAATGTTGTGAAAGATTTGGTGAAAAGATATGATTTGGATGCGATACATTTTGATGATTATTTTTATCCATACGCAACCTACAACAGAGGGATTGATTTTCCAGATCATGAAAGCTGGAGAGCCTATCAAAGTTCTGGAGGAACACTTTCCAGACCAGATTGGAGAAGAGATCAGGTGAATCAATTTGTAGAAAGGATTTACAAAGAAATTCACGCTGAGAAAAATTACGTAAAATTCGGAATCAGTCCGTTTGGAATCTGGAAACCAGGTTATCCGGAAGGAATTGTTGGTTCTTCGCAATATGATGAACTCTTTGCTGATGCTAAATTATGGTTGAATAAAGGTTGGGTAGATTATTTTTCTCCACAATTGTATTGGCCGATCGATTCAAAAGGACAAGCTTTTGCTTCTCTGTTAAATTGGTGGAAATCTGAAAATACCATGAACCGTCATCTTTGGCCGGGTTTAAATACCGTTGAAATAAAAGTTTCTGACAGACCGGGCGAAATTAAAAATCAGGTGGAACTATCAAGACAGATTTTGAAAGACGATGCAGGAGAAGTACATTGGAGTATTGCCGGTTTAACGAAAAGTTCAAACATGCTTCCTACTTTAAAAAACGGACCTTATAAAGAAAAAGCTTTAATACCAAAAAGCCCTTGGATAAAAGCAGTTCCTTTAGAAAAACCAACTTTATTCATCAATGATAATGGAAGTTCTATCCAGACAAGCTGGAGCTCTAAAAATATAGGAAATGTTTTTCAATGGGTTCTTTTTACTCAATACAACGGAGTTTGGGAAACCGAAATTCTTACATTAGAGAATCTTTCAAAAGAAGTTCCTAAGCTTAAAGACGGCAAAAATTTGAATGCCATTGCGATAAAAGCAATTGACCGTTTAGGAAACGAGAGCGATTATATGGCGAAGAAAGTAAAGTAA
- a CDS encoding nuclear transport factor 2 family protein produces the protein MKKTKLFFALAIFLFAFSSFSAQSKDAKFEKERTEISKMLDDFNVAAANAEFEKYFSFFADESTFIGTDATEIWNKQEFKTWAKPHFDKKKTWNFTSVKRNIYFSKDGKLAWFDELLDTQMKICRGSGVLEKINGAWKVKQYVLSMTVPNDVVDKVVTEKSAMEDDILTELKNKKK, from the coding sequence ATGAAAAAAACAAAACTTTTCTTTGCTCTAGCAATCTTCCTATTTGCTTTTTCAAGCTTTTCAGCCCAATCTAAAGATGCGAAATTTGAAAAAGAAAGAACTGAAATCTCAAAAATGCTTGATGATTTCAATGTTGCTGCAGCCAACGCAGAATTTGAAAAATACTTCAGTTTTTTTGCTGATGAATCTACATTTATCGGAACCGATGCAACAGAAATCTGGAATAAGCAAGAATTTAAAACTTGGGCAAAACCGCATTTCGATAAAAAAAAGACCTGGAATTTTACTTCTGTTAAAAGAAATATTTATTTCAGCAAAGATGGAAAATTGGCTTGGTTTGACGAATTATTAGATACTCAAATGAAAATCTGCCGCGGTTCCGGAGTTTTAGAAAAAATAAACGGAGCCTGGAAAGTAAAACAATATGTACTTTCAATGACAGTTCCCAACGATGTTGTCGATAAAGTGGTTACCGAAAAATCTGCAATGGAAGACGATATTTTAACGGAACTGAAAAACAAAAAAAAATAA
- the typA gene encoding translational GTPase TypA produces the protein MQNIRNIAIIAHVDHGKTTLVDKIIHATNIFRENQESGELIMDNNDLERERGITILSKNISVTYKDTKINVIDTPGHADFGGEVERVLKMADGVILLVDAFEGPMPQTRFVLQKALELGLRPLVVINKVDKPNCRPDEVHDQVFDLFFNLEATEEQLDFPTFYGSSKQGWFNTSLEQTDNIFPLLDGILQYVPEPKVEEGTLQMQIVSLDFSSFLGRIAIGKVIRGEIKESQWIGLAQADGKVVKGKVKELYVFEGLGKKKVTEVKAGDICAVVGFDAFQIGDSFVDLENPEPLPRTAIDEPTLNMTFSINNSPFFGKDGKYVTSNHLKERLTKELEKNLALRVQQTDDANTFLVFGRGILHLSVLIETMRREGYEMTIGQPQVILREGENGEKLEPYESLVVDVPEEFASRVIDLATQRKGDLHIMETKGEMQHMEFEIPSRGLIGLRSQMLTATAGEAIMAHRFTEYKPFKGAIPGRSNGVLISKTQGPATEYSIAKLQDRGKFYVDPGEEIYAGMVIGEQNKPGDLVVNIVEAKQLNNMRASGKDKDTGVAPKILFSLEECMEYIQADEAIEVTPNFIRMRKKILSEEERKRIERGAKA, from the coding sequence ATGCAAAACATTAGAAATATTGCGATTATCGCACACGTTGACCACGGTAAGACTACTTTGGTTGATAAGATTATTCATGCTACAAACATTTTCAGAGAAAATCAGGAAAGTGGAGAATTAATAATGGATAACAACGATCTTGAAAGAGAAAGAGGAATTACCATTTTATCAAAAAATATTTCTGTTACTTATAAAGATACAAAAATTAACGTTATCGATACTCCTGGTCACGCCGATTTTGGTGGAGAAGTAGAAAGAGTATTGAAAATGGCAGACGGTGTTATCTTGTTGGTAGATGCGTTCGAAGGACCAATGCCTCAAACAAGATTCGTATTGCAAAAAGCTCTAGAATTAGGTCTTAGACCTTTGGTTGTTATCAACAAAGTTGACAAACCAAACTGTCGTCCGGATGAGGTTCACGATCAGGTATTTGATTTGTTCTTCAACCTTGAAGCTACTGAAGAGCAGTTGGATTTCCCAACATTCTACGGTTCATCTAAACAAGGATGGTTCAACACTTCATTAGAGCAAACTGACAATATTTTCCCATTACTAGACGGTATTTTGCAATATGTTCCTGAGCCTAAAGTAGAGGAAGGTACCTTGCAGATGCAGATTGTTTCTCTAGATTTCTCTTCTTTCTTAGGAAGAATTGCAATCGGAAAAGTAATCAGAGGAGAAATTAAAGAATCTCAATGGATTGGTTTAGCGCAAGCTGACGGAAAAGTTGTAAAAGGAAAAGTAAAAGAATTATACGTTTTCGAAGGTCTTGGAAAGAAAAAAGTAACTGAAGTAAAAGCTGGAGATATCTGTGCTGTAGTAGGTTTCGACGCTTTCCAGATTGGAGATTCTTTCGTAGATCTTGAAAATCCTGAACCATTGCCAAGAACTGCAATTGATGAGCCTACATTAAACATGACGTTCTCAATCAACAATTCACCTTTCTTCGGTAAAGATGGTAAATATGTAACTTCTAATCACTTAAAAGAAAGATTAACTAAAGAATTAGAGAAAAACCTTGCGTTAAGAGTTCAGCAGACTGATGATGCAAACACTTTCTTGGTGTTCGGTAGAGGTATTCTTCACTTATCAGTTTTAATTGAAACAATGAGAAGAGAAGGTTACGAAATGACGATTGGTCAGCCACAAGTTATCTTGAGAGAAGGTGAAAATGGTGAGAAATTGGAGCCTTACGAATCTTTGGTAGTAGACGTTCCTGAAGAATTTGCTTCAAGAGTAATCGATTTGGCGACTCAGAGAAAAGGTGACCTTCACATTATGGAAACTAAAGGTGAAATGCAGCACATGGAATTCGAAATTCCTTCAAGAGGTTTGATCGGATTACGTTCTCAAATGTTGACAGCTACTGCAGGTGAAGCTATTATGGCACACCGTTTCACAGAATACAAGCCTTTCAAAGGTGCTATTCCTGGAAGAAGTAATGGTGTATTGATTTCTAAAACTCAAGGTCCTGCAACTGAATATTCTATTGCTAAACTTCAGGATAGAGGTAAGTTCTATGTTGATCCGGGTGAGGAGATTTATGCAGGTATGGTTATCGGTGAGCAAAACAAGCCGGGTGACTTAGTTGTAAACATCGTTGAAGCAAAACAATTGAACAACATGCGTGCTTCTGGAAAAGATAAAGATACTGGTGTTGCACCAAAAATCTTATTCTCTCTTGAAGAATGTATGGAATATATCCAAGCTGATGAAGCAATCGAGGTAACTCCTAACTTCATCCGTATGAGAAAGAAAATCCTTTCTGAAGAAGAAAGAAAAAGAATTGAAAGAGGAGCGAAAGCATAA
- a CDS encoding glycoside hydrolase family 97 protein: MKIKVAAVLLSMMFAGANAQSLKSPDGKFEMNFQLKNGVPFYNLKYNGSTVVEDSKLGLRLFKDTSVTFASEITKTEDAKFDLNNDFVKTSEKRDSKNETWQPVLGEKKNYINHYNELAVTLNQNSTDRSIVVKFRLFNDGLGFRYEFPQQKNLNYFIIKEEDTEFDFPTDMKAWWMVADYDSQEYRYQETNISEIPARWDKAFDSNASQKLIKNAVQSPLMLKKNGKEPLYINIAEAAVLNYAASHLEVDAQNFKFKTHLTADRQGAKGYIQTPSVTPWRTIIVSPKAEDLMDSKMLFNLNEPTKYTDTSYIKPTKYMGVWWEMIIGKAQWAYSTADNVHLGVTDFSKLTPNGKHAANTTRVKEYIDFAAANGFDGLLIEGWNIGWEDWFGHSKEYVFDFLTPYPDFDIKMLNEYAHSKGIKLIMHHETSGSATNYERWADQAFQLMNKYGYTSVKTGYVGDIIPRGEHHYSQWTINHYYRIVEKANDYKIMVNSHESVRPGGESRTYPNYISAEAARGTEYEAFAGNNPDHQTILPFTRWMGGSMDYTPGIFQTKLDHYFPGDKRFVKTTLAKQLGLYVTMYMPLQMAADLPENYAKHMDAFQFIKDVAADWDDTKILSAEPGDYVVTARKAKGTENWFVGGITDENKREYTVDFSFLDKGKKYEATIYEDGKDADYIDNPQSYNIYKKQITSKSKINFKMARSGGFAVSIKPVK, from the coding sequence ATGAAAATTAAAGTTGCTGCGGTTTTATTATCGATGATGTTTGCAGGTGCAAATGCACAATCTCTGAAATCTCCGGACGGAAAATTTGAAATGAATTTCCAGCTCAAAAACGGAGTTCCTTTTTATAATTTAAAATATAACGGGTCTACGGTTGTTGAAGATTCAAAATTAGGTTTAAGGCTTTTTAAAGATACTTCGGTAACATTTGCGTCAGAAATTACAAAAACTGAAGATGCGAAATTTGATTTGAATAATGACTTCGTAAAAACTTCCGAAAAAAGAGATTCAAAAAACGAAACTTGGCAACCTGTTTTAGGTGAAAAGAAAAATTACATTAATCATTATAATGAATTGGCAGTTACGCTGAATCAAAATTCTACAGACAGAAGTATTGTCGTAAAGTTTAGATTGTTTAATGACGGTTTAGGTTTCAGATATGAATTTCCGCAGCAGAAAAATCTGAATTATTTTATCATTAAAGAAGAAGATACAGAATTTGATTTTCCAACCGACATGAAAGCTTGGTGGATGGTTGCCGATTACGATTCGCAGGAATACAGATATCAGGAAACCAATATTTCAGAAATTCCCGCAAGATGGGATAAAGCTTTTGATTCTAATGCTTCGCAGAAATTAATTAAAAATGCAGTTCAGTCGCCGTTGATGTTAAAAAAGAACGGAAAAGAACCTTTGTATATTAATATTGCAGAAGCGGCAGTTTTAAATTATGCAGCCTCACATCTTGAAGTTGATGCTCAGAATTTTAAATTTAAAACACATCTTACAGCAGATCGACAAGGTGCAAAAGGTTACATTCAAACTCCTTCTGTAACGCCTTGGAGAACAATTATCGTTTCGCCAAAAGCGGAAGATCTAATGGATTCAAAAATGTTATTTAATCTAAATGAGCCTACAAAATATACCGATACTTCTTATATAAAACCTACAAAATACATGGGAGTTTGGTGGGAAATGATTATTGGAAAAGCACAATGGGCGTATTCTACAGCAGATAATGTTCATCTCGGAGTGACCGATTTTTCTAAACTAACACCCAACGGAAAACATGCAGCTAATACTACAAGAGTTAAAGAATATATTGATTTTGCAGCTGCAAATGGTTTCGACGGTTTGTTAATCGAAGGTTGGAATATCGGTTGGGAAGACTGGTTCGGTCATTCCAAAGAATATGTTTTTGATTTTTTGACTCCTTATCCTGATTTTGATATTAAAATGTTGAATGAATACGCACATTCAAAAGGTATTAAGCTGATTATGCATCATGAAACTTCTGGTTCGGCAACGAATTACGAAAGATGGGCGGATCAGGCTTTTCAATTGATGAATAAATACGGTTACACTTCTGTGAAAACGGGTTATGTAGGCGATATTATTCCGAGAGGAGAACATCATTATTCGCAATGGACGATCAATCATTATTACAGAATTGTAGAAAAAGCAAATGACTATAAAATTATGGTGAATTCTCACGAATCGGTTCGTCCGGGAGGAGAAAGCCGTACTTATCCAAATTATATTTCAGCAGAAGCAGCTCGTGGAACAGAATATGAAGCTTTTGCAGGAAACAATCCCGACCATCAGACAATTCTTCCATTCACAAGATGGATGGGTGGTTCGATGGATTATACGCCAGGAATTTTCCAAACTAAATTAGATCATTATTTTCCTGGAGATAAACGGTTTGTGAAAACCACTTTAGCAAAACAATTGGGGCTGTATGTAACGATGTATATGCCTTTGCAAATGGCTGCAGATTTACCGGAAAATTACGCGAAACACATGGATGCTTTCCAGTTTATTAAAGATGTTGCAGCAGATTGGGATGATACAAAAATTCTTTCGGCAGAACCGGGAGATTATGTAGTCACAGCGAGAAAAGCAAAAGGCACAGAAAACTGGTTTGTCGGAGGCATTACCGATGAAAACAAACGAGAATATACCGTAGATTTTTCATTTTTAGATAAAGGGAAAAAATACGAAGCAACCATTTATGAAGATGGAAAAGATGCTGATTATATCGATAATCCTCAAAGTTATAATATCTACAAAAAGCAGATTACGAGTAAATCTAAAATAAATTTTAAAATGGCTCGAAGCGGTGGTTTTGCTGTTTCCATAAAGCCCGTAAAATAA
- a CDS encoding bile acid:sodium symporter, translated as MKLITKIFTKQNTFLFLLVAMVLMAKLIPFKESYNQFFNLSGFIDWGIAGIFLLYGLKLNLKEVVKDVSNWKLHLLIQSGTFIIFPLLVLIFYPFVKDSEYYNIWLSVFFLASLPSTVSSSVVMVSIAKGNVTSAIFNASISGIIGIVMTPLLMSFFLTSNGEGGNQIEIIEQLLLKVLLPIILGILLNPVFKKWVTKYSSIIAEFDRLIILLIVYESFSSAFIENIFASVPSLVFVILALSVIFLFFSVYEILKFLAKKMNFKPKEIITTTFCGSKKSLVHGSLFLLVLGIPDEQKVLFLLPVMVYHSFQLFYVSWLANKIAKRMEITAF; from the coding sequence ATGAAGCTGATTACTAAAATTTTCACCAAGCAAAATACTTTTCTTTTTTTATTGGTTGCGATGGTTTTAATGGCGAAACTAATTCCCTTTAAAGAATCTTACAACCAGTTTTTTAATCTTTCAGGATTTATCGATTGGGGAATTGCTGGGATTTTTCTTTTATATGGTTTAAAATTAAATCTGAAAGAAGTCGTAAAAGATGTTTCTAATTGGAAATTACATTTACTGATTCAGTCAGGAACTTTTATTATTTTTCCTTTACTGGTCTTAATTTTTTATCCATTTGTAAAAGATTCTGAATATTATAACATTTGGCTTTCCGTATTTTTTCTCGCAAGTTTGCCATCAACCGTTTCTTCATCGGTTGTGATGGTTTCTATTGCAAAAGGGAATGTGACTTCAGCAATTTTCAATGCTTCTATTTCAGGAATTATCGGGATTGTGATGACTCCGCTTTTAATGAGTTTTTTCCTGACTTCGAATGGAGAAGGTGGAAATCAAATTGAAATTATCGAACAGTTATTACTGAAAGTCTTGTTACCGATTATTTTAGGGATTTTACTGAATCCTGTTTTCAAAAAGTGGGTGACAAAATATTCAAGTATCATTGCAGAATTTGACCGACTGATTATTTTATTGATCGTGTATGAAAGCTTTTCGAGTGCATTTATTGAAAATATTTTTGCATCAGTTCCTTCACTGGTATTTGTAATTTTGGCGTTGAGTGTGATTTTTCTGTTCTTTTCAGTCTATGAGATTCTTAAATTTTTGGCTAAAAAAATGAATTTTAAACCTAAAGAAATTATCACCACGACTTTTTGCGGATCCAAAAAATCGTTGGTTCACGGAAGTTTGTTTCTGCTTGTTTTAGGAATTCCAGATGAGCAAAAAGTTTTATTTTTACTTCCTGTAATGGTTTATCACAGTTTTCAATTGTTCTATGTAAGTTGGTTGGCGAATAAAATTGCAAAACGAATGGAAATTACAGCATTTTAA
- the metG gene encoding methionine--tRNA ligase, whose translation MSNRKMITAALPYANGPVHIGHLAGVYIPADVYARFQRRSGKDVAFICGSDEHGIPITIRAKKEGVTPQDIVDKYHEIIKKSFSDLGISFDEYSRTTSANHRETSQDFFKVLYEKGKFSEEMSEQYFDEQANEFLADRYIVGTCPNCGNENAYGDQCEKCGSTLSPSELINPKSMLSGNVPILKETKNWYLPLNEYEDFLNEWIIEGHKDDWKPNVYGQVKSWLNDGLKPRAMTRDLNWGVPVPLPGADGKVLYVWFDAPIGYISFTKEWAAKNGKDWKDYWQSEESDLVHFIGKDNIVFHCIIFPAMMKAHGDYKMPKNVPAFEFLNLENDKISTSRNWAVWAHEYVEDFPGQQDVLRYALLSSAPETKDNNFTWKDFQTKNNSELVNKFGNFINRVISFTNKNFEGKVPNGTLDEESKTAIKTGIEKVSYHLEKYEFRNALNSFMELVDYGNLYLQNAEPWKTIKNDPNEAGQSMFVGAQIAAVVAQLCEPFMPFTAEKLFGYFNIEKKNWEELQNSEIQIEVGHKIEEAPLLFTKIEDSVIEAQIQKLENTKQSNKKTNPNANPMKEEIQFDDFTKIDLRTATIIEAEKVEKADKLLKLTVDTGVDVRTVVSGIAESFTAEEVIGKQVMILLNLAPRKIRGIESQGMLLLTTKPDGKLSFVTPDDNNVENGIEIG comes from the coding sequence ATGTCAAACAGAAAGATGATTACGGCGGCTTTGCCATATGCAAACGGACCGGTTCATATTGGGCATTTGGCTGGAGTTTACATTCCTGCAGATGTTTATGCTAGATTTCAGAGAAGATCGGGAAAAGATGTTGCTTTTATCTGCGGAAGCGATGAGCACGGAATTCCCATTACCATAAGAGCTAAAAAAGAAGGTGTTACGCCACAAGATATTGTTGATAAATATCACGAGATCATCAAAAAATCGTTCTCAGACTTGGGAATTTCTTTTGATGAATATTCTAGAACAACATCAGCTAATCACCGTGAAACAAGCCAGGATTTCTTTAAAGTTCTTTATGAAAAAGGGAAATTTTCGGAAGAAATGTCTGAGCAATATTTCGATGAACAGGCTAATGAATTTTTAGCTGACCGATATATCGTTGGAACTTGCCCGAACTGTGGTAACGAAAACGCTTACGGAGATCAGTGTGAGAAGTGTGGTTCTACCCTTTCGCCATCAGAATTGATCAATCCAAAATCAATGTTGAGTGGAAATGTTCCGATTCTTAAAGAGACAAAAAACTGGTATTTACCATTAAATGAATATGAAGATTTCCTAAACGAATGGATCATTGAAGGTCATAAAGACGATTGGAAACCAAATGTTTACGGACAGGTAAAATCTTGGTTGAATGATGGTCTAAAACCTCGTGCAATGACCAGAGATCTGAACTGGGGTGTCCCAGTTCCACTTCCTGGAGCAGACGGAAAAGTATTGTATGTTTGGTTTGATGCACCGATCGGATATATTTCTTTCACCAAAGAATGGGCAGCGAAAAACGGAAAAGACTGGAAAGATTACTGGCAAAGTGAAGAAAGTGATTTGGTTCACTTTATTGGAAAAGATAATATTGTATTCCACTGTATTATTTTCCCTGCGATGATGAAGGCTCATGGAGATTACAAAATGCCGAAAAACGTTCCTGCTTTTGAATTTTTGAACCTTGAAAATGATAAGATTTCAACTTCAAGAAACTGGGCAGTTTGGGCACACGAATATGTAGAAGATTTCCCTGGACAGCAAGATGTTTTGCGTTATGCATTGCTTTCTTCAGCTCCGGAAACGAAAGATAATAACTTTACGTGGAAAGATTTCCAGACAAAAAATAATTCTGAATTAGTAAACAAGTTTGGAAACTTTATTAATAGAGTGATTTCTTTCACTAATAAAAATTTTGAAGGAAAAGTTCCAAATGGTACTTTAGATGAAGAAAGCAAAACAGCTATAAAAACTGGAATAGAAAAAGTTAGCTATCATTTAGAGAAATATGAATTCAGAAATGCTTTGAATTCATTTATGGAACTTGTTGATTATGGTAACTTATATCTTCAAAATGCTGAACCTTGGAAAACAATAAAAAATGATCCAAACGAAGCCGGGCAGTCAATGTTTGTTGGAGCACAAATTGCAGCTGTTGTAGCACAATTATGTGAACCGTTTATGCCATTCACTGCAGAGAAGTTATTTGGGTATTTTAATATCGAGAAAAAGAATTGGGAAGAATTACAAAATTCTGAAATTCAGATTGAAGTTGGACATAAAATTGAAGAAGCTCCTTTATTATTTACTAAAATTGAAGATAGTGTAATTGAAGCTCAGATCCAGAAATTAGAAAATACAAAACAAAGCAATAAAAAAACAAATCCTAACGCCAACCCAATGAAAGAGGAAATACAGTTTGATGATTTTACAAAGATCGACTTGAGAACAGCAACGATCATTGAAGCTGAAAAAGTAGAAAAAGCAGATAAATTATTAAAACTAACTGTTGATACAGGAGTTGATGTAAGAACTGTGGTTTCAGGAATCGCAGAAAGCTTTACCGCTGAAGAAGTGATCGGAAAACAGGTTATGATTTTATTAAATCTTGCTCCAAGAAAAATCAGAGGAATTGAATCTCAGGGAATGTTGTTATTAACAACAAAACCAGACGGAAAATTATCTTTTGTGACACCGGATGACAACAATGTTGAGAACGGTATTGAAATTGGATAA
- a CDS encoding succinylglutamate desuccinylase/aspartoacylase family protein, giving the protein MIKLILKTIALSVLTSFSMLKSQSVKEILKQNGSFRKDTIFSVKSDSKETYLPVTIIKGKEKGPIFTIVAGIHGYEYPPIIAVQELLKEIKPENIKGSLIIIPIANVESFQKRTPFVNPLDGKNLNTAFPGLKSGSPTEQIAHLITKEIIPNSTIFLDIHGGDANEDLLPFVCYYDRKDTPENTKKAHELSVRSEIQYIVSYPYTLTATEPAKYAFKEATQQGITALSIEAGKLGTVQKYNVDLIKTAVYNMLENSGNYVTGKSKMVNQKSTVLLNQQDYIRVPEDGIFYSELKSGDKVKKNQILGYITDKFGNKKHDIVSQTTGIILYKVETPPVNKGETLFCIGYNE; this is encoded by the coding sequence ATGATAAAATTAATCTTAAAAACGATTGCATTATCGGTTTTAACTTCTTTTTCAATGCTAAAATCTCAATCAGTAAAAGAAATTTTAAAGCAAAATGGTTCTTTCAGAAAAGACACAATATTTTCTGTTAAAAGTGATTCAAAGGAAACTTATTTACCGGTTACGATTATTAAAGGAAAAGAAAAAGGTCCGATTTTCACGATTGTTGCAGGAATTCATGGCTACGAATATCCACCAATTATTGCTGTTCAGGAATTATTAAAAGAAATAAAACCTGAAAATATAAAAGGAAGTTTAATTATTATTCCGATTGCGAATGTTGAATCTTTTCAAAAAAGAACTCCTTTTGTAAATCCATTAGATGGCAAAAATTTAAATACCGCTTTTCCGGGTTTAAAAAGCGGAAGTCCAACCGAGCAGATCGCACACTTGATCACGAAAGAAATTATTCCGAATTCAACAATTTTTTTAGATATTCATGGTGGTGATGCTAATGAAGATCTATTGCCTTTTGTTTGCTATTACGACAGAAAAGATACGCCAGAAAACACCAAAAAAGCTCATGAATTATCGGTGAGATCAGAAATTCAATATATTGTTTCTTATCCTTACACTTTAACTGCGACTGAACCTGCGAAATATGCTTTCAAAGAAGCTACACAGCAGGGAATTACAGCTTTGAGTATTGAAGCCGGAAAGCTGGGAACTGTACAGAAATACAATGTTGATTTGATTAAAACCGCAGTTTACAACATGCTTGAAAATTCGGGAAATTATGTGACGGGAAAATCAAAAATGGTCAATCAAAAATCAACCGTTCTTTTAAACCAGCAAGATTATATAAGAGTTCCGGAAGATGGAATTTTTTATAGTGAACTGAAAAGTGGAGATAAAGTAAAAAAGAATCAGATTTTAGGCTATATTACCGACAAATTTGGAAATAAAAAACACGATATTGTTTCGCAAACCACCGGAATTATTTTGTACAAAGTAGAAACTCCGCCGGTAAATAAAGGAGAAACTCTTTTTTGTATCGGATATAATGAATAA